In the Sus scrofa isolate TJ Tabasco breed Duroc chromosome 7, Sscrofa11.1, whole genome shotgun sequence genome, one interval contains:
- the IDH2 gene encoding isocitrate dehydrogenase [NADP], mitochondrial (The RefSeq protein has 1 substitution compared to this genomic sequence): MAGYLRVVRSLCRASGSGPAWAPAALTAPNLQEQPRRHYADQRIKVAKPVVEMDGDEMTRIIWQFIKEKLILPHVDVQLKYFDLGLPNRDQTNDQVTIDSALATQKYSVAVKCATITPDEARVEEFKLKKMWKSPNGTIRNILGGTVFREPIICKNISRLVPGWTKPITIGRHAHGDQYKATDFVVDRAGTFKIVFTPKDGSSAKQWEVYNFPAGGVGMGMYNTDESISGFAHSCFQYAIQKKWPLYMSTKNTILKAYDGRFKDIFQEIFEKHYKTDFDKYKIWYEHRLIDDMVAQVLKSSGGFVWACKNYDGDVQSDILAQGFGSLGLMTSVLVCPDGKTIEAEAAHGTVTRHYREHQKGRPTSTNPIASIFAWTRGLEHRGKLDGNQDLIRFAQTLEKVCVETVESGAMTKDLAGCIHGLSNVKLNEHFLNTSDFLDTIKSNLDRALGRQ; this comes from the exons ATGGCTGGTTACCTGCGAGTCGTACGCTCGCTCTGCCGAGCTTCCGGCTCCGGGCCGGCCTGGGCGCCGGCAGCCTTGACAGCCCCCAACTTGCAAGAGCAGCCGCGGCGCCACT ATGCCGACCAGAGGATCAAGGTGGCGAAGCCGGTGGTGGAGATGGACGGTGATGAGATGACCCGAATCATCTGGCAGTTCATCAAGGAGAAG CTCATCCTGCCCCACGTGGATGTCCAGCTCAAGTATTTTGACCTGGGGCTCCCAAACCGGGACCAGACCAACGATCAGGTCACCATCGACTCCGCCTTGGCCACCCAGAAGTACAGCGTGGCTGTCAAGTGTGCCACCATCACCCCCGATGAGGCCCGTGTGGAAG AGTTCAAGCTGAAGAAGATGTGGAAGAGTCCCAATGGAACCATCCGGAACATCCTCGGGGGGACTGTTTTCCGGGAGCCCATCATCTGCAAGAACATCCCACGCCTTGTGCCTGGCTGGACCAAGCCCATCACCATCGGCAGGCACGCTCACGGCGACCAG TACAAGGCCACAGACTTTGTGGTTGACCGGGCGGGCACGTTCAAGATTGTCTTCACCCCAAAGGACGGCAGCAGTGCCAAGCAGTGGGAAGTGTACAACTTCCCCGCAGGCGGCGTGGGCATGGGCATGTACAACACAGATGAG TCCATCTCAGGGTTCGCGCACAGCTGCTTCCAGTACGCCATCCAGAAGAAGTGGCCGCTCTACATGAGCACCAAGAATACCATTCTGAAAGCCTACGACGGGCGCTTCAAAGACATCTTCCAGGAGATCTTTGAGAA GCACTATAAGACCGATTTCGACAAGTATAAGATCTGGTATGAGCACCGGCTCATTGATGACATGGTGGCTCAGGTCCTCAAGTCTTCGGGCGGCTTCGTGTGGGCCTGCAAGAACTACGATGGAGACGTGCAGTCGGACATCCTGGCCCAGG GCTTTGGCTCCCTTGGCCTGATGACGTCTGTGCTGGTCTGCCCGGATGGCAAGACCATCGAAGCTGAGGCTGCTCATGGGACAGTCACCCGCCACTATAGGGAGCACCAGAAG GGCCGGCCTACCAGCACCAACCCCATCGCCAGCATCTTTGCCTGGACGCGTGGCCTGGAGCACCGGGGGAAGTTGGACGGAAACCAAGACCTGATCAG GtttgctcagactctggagaagGTGTGTGTTGAGACAGTAGAGAGCGGAGCCATGACCAAGGACCTGGCGGGCTGTATCCATGGCCTCAGCAA TGTGAAGCTGAACGAGCACTTCCTGAACACCTCGGACTTCCTGGACACCATCAAAAGCAACCTGGACAGAGCTCTGGGCCGGCAGTAG